From one Papio anubis isolate 15944 chromosome 12, Panubis1.0, whole genome shotgun sequence genomic stretch:
- the LOC101005670 gene encoding olfactory receptor 5AS1, which produces MLESNYTMPTEFLFVGFTDSLPLRVTLFLVFLMVYTLTMVGNMLLIILVNINSSLQTPMYYFLSNLSFLDISYSTAITPKMLANFLASRKSISPFECALQMFFFASFADAECLILAAMAYDRYTAICNPLLYSTLMSKRVCVCFIVLAYFSGSMTSLVHVCLTFRLPFCGSNIVNHFFCDIPPLLALSCTDTQINQLLLFALCGFIQTSTFVVIFISYFCILITVLSIKSSGGRSKTFSTCASHLIAVTLFYGTLLFIYLRPTTSYSLDTDKVAAVFYTVVFPMFNPIIYSFRNEHMKNALKKLSERNCIFK; this is translated from the coding sequence aTGTTGGAGAGTAATTACACCATGCCAACTGAGTTCCTATTTGTTGGATTCACAGATTCTCTACCTCTCAGAGTCACACTGTTCTTGGTATTTCTTATGGTATATACATTAACTATGGTGGGAAATATGCTCTTAATAATTCTAGTTAATATTAATTCAAGCCTTCAAACCcccatgtattattttcttagcAACTTGTCTTTCTTAGATATCAGCTATTCTACAGCAATCACTCCTAAAATGCTGGCAAACTTCTTAGCATCCAGGAAAAGCATCTCTCCTTTTGAATGTGCActacaaatgtttttctttgcttcttttgctGATGCTGAGTGCCTTATCCTGGCAGCAATGGCTTATGATCGCTATACAGCCATCTGCAACCCACTGCTCTATTCTACGCTGATGTCTAAGAGAGTCTGTGTCTGCTTCATTGTGTTGGCATATTTCAGTGGAAGTATGACATCACTGGTCCATGTGTGCCTCACATTCAGGCTGCCATTTTGTGGCTCCAATATTGTCAATCATTTTTTCTGTGATATCCCACCTCTTCTGGCTCTATCATGTACAGACACTCAGATCAACCAGCTTCTGCTCTTTGCTTTGTGCGGCTTCATCCAGACCAGCACTTTTGTGgtcatatttatttcttacttttgcaTCCTCATCACTGTGTTGAGCATCAAGTCATCAGGTGGCAGAAGCAAAACATTCTCCACTTGTGCTTCCCACCTCATAGCAGTCACCTTATTCTATGGAACGCTCCTGTTTATTTACTTACGGCCCACCACCAGCTATTCCCTAGACACTGATAAGGTGGCGGCAGTGTTTTATACTGTTGTATTTCCCATGTTTAATCCAATAATTTATAGTTTCAGAAACgagcatatgaaaaatgctctcAAAAAGCTATCAGaaagaaattgtattttcaaatga
- the LOC101004616 gene encoding olfactory receptor 8J3, with translation MEVLENDSLKSLTTYFLPQTDEFPNSDMAPENFTSVTEFVLMGVSGCPELQIPLFLVFLVLYVLTLAGNLGIITLTSVDSRLQTPMYFFLRHLAITNLGNSTVIAPKMLINFLVKKKTISFYECATQLGGFLFFIVSEVMMLAVMAYDRYVAICNPLLYMVVVSRRLCLLLVSLTYLYGFSTAIVVSPCVFSVSYCSSNIINHFYCDIAPLLALSCSDTYLPEAIVFISAATNLVFSMITVLVSYFNIVLSILRMHSSEGRKKAFSTCASHMMAVTVFYGTMLFMYLQPQTNHSLDTDKMASVFYTLVIPMLNPLIYSLRNNDVKVALKKFMENPC, from the coding sequence ATGGAAGTCCTAGAAAATGATTCCTTAAAGTCTCTAACCacttattttcttcctcaaaCAGATGAATTTCCAAACTCTGACATGGCTCCTGAAAATTTCACCAGCGTCACTGAGTTTGTTCTCATGGGTGTCTCTGGCTGTCCAGAGCTCCAGATTCCCCTCTTCCTGGTCTTCCTGGTGCTCTATGTGCTGACCTTGGCAGGGAACCTGGGCATCATCACCCTCACCAGTGTTGACTCTCGACTTCAAACCCCCATGTACTTTTTCCTGCGACATCTGGCTATCACCAATCTTGGTAACTCTACCGTCATTGCCCCTAAAATGCTGATTAACtttttagtaaagaagaaaactatCTCATTCTATGAATGTGCCACCCAGCTGGGAGGGTTCTTGTTCTTTATTGTATCGGAGGTAATGATGCTGGCTGTGATGGCCTATGACCGCTATGTGGCCATTTGTAACCCTCTGCTCTACATGGTGGTGGTGTCTCGGCGGCTCTGCCTCCTGCTGGTCTCCCTCACATACCTCTATGGCTTTTCTACAGCTATTGTGGTTTCACCTTGTGTATTCTCTGTGTCTTATTGCTCTTCTAATATAATCAATCATTTTTACTGTGATATTGCACCTCTGTTAGCATTATCTTGCTCTGATACTTACTTACCAGAAGCAATAGTCTTCATATCTGCAGCAACAAATTTGGTTTTTTCCATGATTACAGTTCTAGTATcttatttcaatattgttttgtccATTCTAAGGATGCATTcatcagaaggaaggaaaaaagcctTTTCCACCTGTGCTTCACATATGATGGCAGTCACAGTTTTCTATGGGACAATGCTGTTCATGTATTTGCAGCCCCAAACCAACCACTCACTGGATACTGATAAGATGGCTTCTGTGTTTTACACATTGGTGATTCCTATGCTGAATCCCTTGATCTACAGCCTAAGGAATAATGATGTAAAAGTCGCCTTAAAGAAATTCATGGAAAATCCATGCTAA
- the LOC101005323 gene encoding olfactory receptor 8K3-like: protein MDKHNLTVVNEFILMGITDIPELQAPLFGFLLIVYMLSVVGNLGLIILTKIDSRLQTPMYFFLRHLAFTDLGYSTAVGPKMLANFVVDQHIISYNWCATQLTVFGIFITSEIFILSAMAYDRYVAICNPLLYMIIMSQRACQVLVAIPYLYSVFLTLLAVIKMFTSSFCGYNIIKYFYCDIRPLIYLLCSYTEDIKLIILIFSAFNLISSLLIVLVSYILILVAVLKMNSAEGRYKSFSTCGSHLTVITVFYGTLFFMYVHPKSSRSLDVDKMASLFYTLIIPMLNPVIYSLRNKEVKNALCRTWKICANYLFKIHCRL from the coding sequence ATGGACAAACACAATCTGACAGTAGTGAACGAATTCATTCTAATGGGAATCACGGACATCCCTGAACTGCAAGCTCCATTATTTGGGTTCCTCCTCATTGTATACATGTTGTCAGTGGTGGGTAACTTAGGCTTGATCATCCTCACAAAGATAGATTCTAGGCTTCAAACACCCATGTACTTTTTCCTAAGGCATCTGGCTTTCACTGATCTTGGTTATTCAACAGCAGTGGGAcccaaaatgctagcaaactttGTTGTAGATCAACATATAATCTCCTATAATTGGTGTGCTACCCAACTCACTGTCTTCGGTATATTTATCACTAGTGAAATTTTCATTCTGTCAGCAATGGCCTATGACCGCTATGTGGCCATCTGTAACCCGCTGCTCTATATGATCATCATGTCACAAAGAGCATGTCAAGTTCTAGTGGCAATACCTTATCTCTACAGTGTCTTTTTGACTTTGCTGGCCGTCATAAAAATGTTTACCTCATCATTTTGTGGCTATAACATCATCAAGTATTTCTACTGTGATATTCGGCCATTGATATATTTGCTCTGCTCATACACAGAAGACATTAAGTTGATCATTTTAATCTTTTcagcttttaatttaatttcatctcTTCTGATAGTCCTTGTGTCTTACATTCTGATCCTTGTTGCTGTCCTCAAGATGAATTCCGCAGAAGGCAGGTACAAGTCCTTCTCCACCTGTGGATCTCACCTGACAGTGATAACTGTATTTTATGGCACCCTCTTCTTTATGTATGTTCACCCCAAATCCAGTCGTTCACTTGATGTTGATAAAATGGCctctttattttatactttgataaTACCTATGTTGAATCCAGTGATCTACAGTTTGAGGAACAAAGAGGTAAAAAATGCTCTATGTAGAACCtggaaaatatgtgcaaattatctatttaaaattcattgtaGGTTATGA